In Gouania willdenowi chromosome 17, fGouWil2.1, whole genome shotgun sequence, one DNA window encodes the following:
- the LOC114479083 gene encoding myosin-7-like, producing MGDAVMAEFGAAASYLRKSDKERLEAQTRPFDMKKECFVPDAEKEFVKASIISRDGDKVTVETEFKKTITVKDCDVHPQNPPKFDKIEDMAMFTFLNEPAVLFNLKERYAAWMIYTYSGLFCVTVNPYKGLPVYNKEVVDAYRGKKRSEAPPHIFSISDNAYQYMLADRENQSILITGESGAGKTVNTKRVIQYFASIAAVPSGKKDAAAEKKGTLEDQIIQANPALEAFGNAKTIRNDNSSRFGKFIRIHFDNRGKLASADIETYLLEKSRVTFQLKAERDYHIFYQILSQAKPELLDMLLITNNPYDYAFISQGETTVASINDSEELMATDEAFDVLGFTQEEKNSMYKLTGAVMHHGNMKFKQKQREEQAEADGTEDADKVAYLMGLNSADLIKGLCHPRVKVGNEWVTKGQNVAQVNYAIGALSKSVYEKMFLWMVIRINNSLDTKQPRQYFIGVLDIAGFEIFEFNTFEQLCINFTNEKLQQFFNHHMFVLEQEEYKKEGIEWTFIDFGMDLQACIDLIEKPMGIMSILEEECMFPKASDTTFKAKLYDNHLGKSGNFQKPRIIKGKPEAHFALMHYAGTVDYNINNWLVKNKDPLNETVVGLYQKSNLKLLNTLFANYAGADSESGGKGKGGSKKKGSSFQTVSALHRENLNKLMTNLRSTHPHFVRCIIPNETKTPGAMENPLVMHQLRCNGVLEGIRICRKGFPNRILYGDFKQRYRILNPNAIPEGQFIDNKKASEKLLGSLDIDHNQYKLGHTKVFFKAGLLGLLEEMRDDRLALIITRIQARSRGVLARMEFQKIVERRDALLVIQWNIRAFMGVKNWPWMKMYFKIKPLLKSAETEKEMANMKEEFAKLKEAFAKSEARRKELEEKMVTLLQEKNDLQIQVQAEQDNLGDAEERCEGLIKSKIQLEAKIKELTERLEDEEEMNAELTAKKRKLEDECSELKKDIDDLELSLAKVEKEKHATENKVKNLVEEMAAQDEIIAKLTKEKKALQEAHQQTLDDLQSEEDKVNVLTKAKVKLEQQVDDLEGSLEQEKKIRMDLERAKRKLEGDLKMTLESVMDLENDKQQLEERLKKKDFEISHLNGKIEDEQAMSAQLQKKLKELQARIEELEEELEAERAARAKVEKQRADLARELEEISERLEEAGGATSAQIEMNKKREAEFLKLRRDLEEATLAHEATTATLRKKQADSVAGLGEQIDNLQRVKQKLEKEKSELRMELDDVVSNMEHIVKGKNNLEKMCRSLEDQMNEYKTKSEEGQRTINDFTLQKAKLQTENGEFQRKLEERDSLVSQLTRGKQSYTQQIEDLKRQLEEEVKAKNALAHALQSAHHDCDLLREQFEEEQEAKGELQRGMSKANTEVAQWRTKYETDAIQRTEELEEAKKKLAQRLQDAEEAVEAVNAKCSSLEKTKHRLQNEIEDLMVDVERSNAAAAALDKKQRNFDKVLAEWKQKYEESQVELESSQKEARSLSTELFKLKNSYEESLEHLETMKRENKNLQEEISDLTEQIGENGKSIHELEKIRKQLEQEKSDIQAALEEAEASLEHEEGKILRAQLEFNQIKAEIERKLAEKDEEMEQAKRNQQRIVDNLQNSLEAETRSRNEALRLKKKMEGDLNDMEIQLSQANRQTAEAQKQLKALHAHLKDTQLHLDESLRANDDLKENIAIVERRNNLLQAELEELRGALDQSERSRKLAEQELLDVSERVQLLHSQNTSLINQKKKLEADASQLQTEVEDAVQECRNAEEKAKKAITDAAMMAEELKKEQDTSSHLERMKKNMEQTIKDLQHRLDEAEQIAMKGGKKQIQKLEARVKELENEVESEQKKANDAIKGVRKYERRIKELTYQTEEDRKNLARLQDLVDKLQLKVKSYKKATEDAEEQANTNLLKFRKLQHELDEADERADIAESQVNKLRAKSRDVGSKTRYDAE from the exons ATGGGGGACGCGGTCATGGCAGAGTTTGGGGCAGCTGCTTCTTACCTCAGGAAGTCAGACAAGGAGCGTTTAGAGGCACAGACTCGTCCATTTGATATGAAGAAAGAGTGCTTCGTTCCTGATGCCGAAAAGGAGTTTGTTAAAGCATCCATCATTAGTAGAGATGGTGACAAAGTCACGGTTGAAACAGagtttaaaaag ACCATCACTGTGAAAGACTGTGACGTTCATCCACAGAACCCGCCAAAGTTTGATAAAATTGAAGACATGGCAATGTTCACCTTCCTCAATGAACCAGCTGTGCTGTTTAACCTCAAAGAGCGTTATGCAGCATGGATGATCTAC ACCTACTCTGGGCTGTTCTGTGTGACTGTCAACCCCTACAAGGGGCTGCCAGTCTACAACAAGGAGGTGGTTGATGCCTACAGGGGAAAGAAGAGGAGTGAAGCTCCTCCTCACATCTTCTCCATTTCTGACAACGCCTACCAGTACATGCTGGCAG ACAGAGAAAACCAGTCAATCCTCATCAC TGGAGAATCCGGAGCTGGAAAGACTGTCAACACCAAACGTGTTATTCAGTACTTTGCCAGCATTGCAGCTGTCCCATCTGGGAAGAAGGATGCTGCAGCTGAAAAGAAG GGAACCCTGGAGGATCAAATCATCCAGGCTAACCCTGCATTAGAAGCCTTTGGAAATGCTAAAACCATCAGGAATGACAACTCTTCTCGATTT GGCAAATTCATCAGAATTCATTTTGACAACAGAGGAAAACTGGCCTCTGCTGACATTGAAACAT ATCTTCTGGAAAAGTCTCGTGTGACCTTCCAGCTCAAAGCTGAGAGGGACTACCACATTTTTTACCAGATCTTGTCTCAGGCGAAACCTGAACTCCTGG ATATGTTGCTCATCACCAATAACCCCTATGACTACGCATTCATCTCCCAAGGAGAGACGACTGTAGCCTCCATCAATGACTCAGAAGAGCTGATGGCCACTGAT GAAGCATTTGATGTGCTGGGATTCActcaagaggaaaaaaacagcaTGTATAAGCTGACTGGTGCGGTTATGCATCATGGTAATATGAAGTTTAAGCAGAAACAGAGAGAAGAGCAAGCAGAGGCTGATGGCACTGAGG ATGCTGACAAAGTTGCATATCTGATGGGCCTTAATTCTGCTGACCTCATCAAAGGTCTGTGTCACCCAAGAGTCAAAGTAGGCAATGAGTGGGTCACCAAGGGACAAAATGTTGCCCAG GTGAACTATGCTATTGGTGCACTGTCTAAGTCGGTGTACGAGAAGATGTTTCTTTGGATGGTAATTAGAATCAACAATTCTCTGGACACCAAGCAGCCCCGTCAGTACTTCATTGGTGTGCTGGACATCGCTGGATTTGAGATCTTTGAA TTCAACACCTTTGAGCAGCTCTGCATTAACTTCACCAATGAAAAACTGCAACAGTTCTTCAACCACCACATGTTTGTGCTGGAGCAAGAAGAGTACAAGAAAGAAGGCATTGAATGGACTTTCATTGATTTTGGTATGGATCTGCAGGCCTGTATTGACCTGATTGAGAAG CCCATGGGCATCATGTCCATCCTTGAAGAGGAGTGCATGTTCCCCAAAGCCTCTGACACTACCTTCAAAGCCAAGCTTTATGACAATCATCTGGGAAAATCAGGAAACTTCCAGAAGCCCAGAATCATCAAAGGAAAACCAGAGGCTCATTTTGCCCTGATGCACTACGCTGGGACTGTTGATTATAACATCAACAACTGGTTGGTGAAAAACAAagaccctctgaatgagactGTCGTCGGGCTCTACCAGAAGTCAAATCTTAAGCTGCTCAATACACTCTTTGCAAACTATGCAGGAGCTGATTCAG AATCTGGTGGAAAAGGTAAAGGTGGCAGCAAAAAGAAAGGTTCATCCTTCCAAACCGTTTCAGCACTACACAGG GAGAACCTGAACAAGTTGATGACCAACTTGAGGTCCACTCACCCTCACTTTGTGCGCTGCATTATCCCCAATGAGACCAAGACTCCTGGGGCCATGGAGAACCCTCTGGTGATGCACCAGCTGCGCTGTAATGGTGTGCTGGAAGGCATCAGGATCTGCAGGAAGGGATTTCCCAATAGGATCCTATATGGAGATTTCAAGCAGAG ataCCGCATTTTAAACCCAAATGCCATTCCTGAGGGACAGTTCATTGATAACAAGAAGGCTTCGGAGAAGCTTCTTGGTTCTTTGGACATAGACCATAACCAGTACAAACTGGGACATACCAAG GTATTCTTCAAAGCTGGTTTACTTGGTTTGCTGGAAGAGATGAGAGATGACCGCTTAGCTTTGATCATCACCAGGATTCAAGCTAGATCCCGAGGTGTTCTAGCAAGGATGGAATTCCAAAAGATTGTAGAACGCAG GGATGCACTTCTTGTAATCCAGTGGAACATCCGTGCCTTCATGGGGGTCAAGAATTGGCCTTGGATGAAGATGTACTTCAAGATAAAACCACTGCTGAAATCAGCTGAGACTGAGAAAGAGATGGCCAACATGAAAGAGGAGTTTGCCAAACTCAAAGAGGCTTTCGCAAAATCAGAAGCCCGCAGGAAAGAGCTGGAGGAAAAAATGGTCACACTTCTCCAAGAGAAGAATGACCTGCAAATCCAAGTACAAGCA GAGCAAGATAATCTTGGTGATGCTGAAGAAAGGTGTGAGGGGCTGATCAAGAGCAAGATTCAACTGGAGGCAAAAATCAAAGAGCTTACAGAAAGACTTGAGGATGAAGAAGAGATGAACGCTGAACTGACAGCAAAGAAAAGGAAGCTGGAGGATGAATGCTCTGAGCTGAAGAAAGATATCGATGATTTGGAATTAAGTCTAGCCAaagtggaaaaagaaaaacatgccaCTGAAAACAAG GTTAAAAACCTGGTTGAGGAGATGGCTGCGCAGGATGAAATCATTGCAAAGCTGACCAAAGAGAAGAAAGCCTTGCAGGAGGCTCACCAGCAAACACTGGATGACCTACAGAGTGAAGAAGACAAAGTCAACGTTCTAACAAAGGCCAAAGTTAAGCTGGAGCAGCAAGTGGATGAT CTTGAAGGGTCCTTGGAGCAAGAAAAGAAAATCCGCATGGACCTTGAGAGAGCAAAGCGGAAGCTTGAGGGAGACCTGAAAATGACTCTTGAGAGTGTTATGGACCTGGAAAACGATAAACAGCAACTCGAAGAGAGGCTGAAAAA AAAAGACTTTGAAATTAGTCACCTCAATGGAAAGATCGAAGATGAACAAGCAATGAGTGCCCAACTCCAGAAGAAACTGAAAGAGTTGCAG GCTCGCATTGAGGAGCTGGAGGAAGAGCTTGAAGCAGAGCGAGCTGCCCGAGCTAAGGTGGAGAAGCAGAGAGCAGACTTGGCCAGAGAGTTGGAGGAGATCAGTGAGAGGCTGGAAGAGGCTGGAGGAGCAACAAGTGCACAGATCGAGATGAACAAAAAGAGGGAGGCTGAGTTCCTCAAACTTCGCAGAGACCTCGAAGAGGCTACTCTGGCACATGAAGCTACCACTGCCACACTGAGGAAGAAACAGGCCGACAGCGTTGCTGGCCTTGGAGAGCAGATAGACAACCTGCAGAGAGTCAAACAGAAactggagaaggagaagagtgAGCTCCGAATGGAGCTGGATGATGTTGTCTCCAATATGGAACATATCGTTAAGGGGAAG AACAATTTGGAGAAAATGTGCCGGTCATTGGAGGATCAGATGAATGAATATAAAACAAAGTCAGAAGAAGGACAACGAACCATCAATGACTTCACCTTGCAGAAAGCAAAGCTTCAAACTGAAAATG GTGAATTTCAAAGGAAGCTCGAGGAAAGGGATTCTCTGGTTTCTCAACTGACCAGAGGGAAGCAATCTTACACTCAACAGATTGAAGATCTGAAGAGACAACTGGAGGAAGAAGTCAAG gCCAAAAATGCATTGGCCCATGCACTGCAGTCTGCTCATCATGACTGCGACCTCCTCAGGGAGCAGTttgaggaggagcaggaggccAAGGGTGAACTGCAGAGAGGCATGTCCAAGGCCAACACTGAGGTGGCTCAGTGGAGAACCAAGTACGAAACTGATGCCATCCAGAGGACTGAAGAACTGGAGGAGGCCAA GAAGAAGCTGGCTCAGCGTCTGCAGGATGCAGAAGAGGCTGTTGAAGccgtaaatgctaaatgttccTCTTTGGAGAAGACCAAACACAGACTCCAGAATGAGATTGAAGATCTCATGGTGGATGTGGAGCGGtctaatgctgctgctgctgctctggacAAGAAGCAAAGAAACTTTGATAAG GTCTTGGCAGagtggaaacaaaaatatgaagagTCCCAAGTTGAGCTGGAGAGCTCTCAAAAGGAAGCCAGGTCTTTAAGCACTGAgcttttcaaattgaaaaactcTTACGAAGAATCTCTTGAACATTTGGAGACCATGAAGAGAGAAAACAAGAACTTGCAGG AGGAAATATCGGACCTTACTGAACAGATTGGTGAAAATGGAAAGAGCATTCATGAGCTTGAGAAGATTCGCAAACAGCTGGAACAAGAAAAGTCTGACATACAGGCAGCTCTGGAAGAAGCTGAA GCCTCACTGGAGCATGAAGAAGGGAAGATCCTTCGAGCCCAGTTGGAGTTTAACCAGATTAAAGCTGAAATTGAGCGCAAGCTTGCAGAGAAAGATGAAGAGATGGAGCAAGCAAAGAGAAACCAGCAGCGAATTGTGGACAACCTCCAGAACTCTCTAGAAGCTGAAACTCGCAGCAGGAATGAAGCTCTCCGTCTGAAAAAGAAGATGGAAGGAGATCTCAATGATATGGAGATCCAGCTGAGCCAAGCCAACAGGCAGACGGCCGAGGCCCAGAAGCAGCTTAAGGCTCTTCATGCACATCTAAAG GATACCCAACTCCATCTCGATGAGTCTCTGCGAGCCAATGATGATCTTAAAGAGAACATTGCCATTGTTGAGAGGCGCAATAACCTGCTTCAAGCTGAACTGGAGGAGCTTAGAGGTGCTCTGGATCAGTCTGAGCGAAGCCGCAAACTTGCAGAGCAAGAGCTGCTGGACGTCAGTGAGAGAGTGCAGTTACTGCACTCACAG AACACCAGCCTTATAAATCAGAAAAAGAAGCTGGAGGCTGACGCATCCCAGCTTCAGACTGAAGTGGAAGATGCAGTGCAGGAGTGCAGAAATGCTGAGGAAAAAGCCAAGAAGGCCATCACTGATGCGGCCATGATGGCAGAGGAGCTGAAGAAAGAGCAGGACACCAGCTCTCACCTAGAGCGCATGAAGAAGAACATGGAGCAAACCATCAAAGACCTGCAGCACCGTCTGGATGAGGCTGAGCAGATCGCCATGAAGGGCGGCAAGAAGCAGATTCAGAAGCTGGAGGCCAGG GTCAAAGAACTTGAAAACGAAgtagaaagtgaacaaaaaaaggcaaatgatGCCATTAAAGGAGTGAGAAAGTATGAAAGACGCATTAAGGAACTCACTTATCAG ACTGAGGAGGATCGCAAAAATCTTGCACGTCTCCAAGATTTGGTGGACAAGCTGCAGCTAAAAGTCAAATCTTACAAGAAAGCTACAGAAGATGCT GAGGAACAGGCAAATACTAACCTTTTAAAGTTTCGGAAGCTTCAGCATGAGCTTGACGAAGCGGATGAGCGAGCAGATATTGCAGAGTCTCAGGTCAACAAGCTGCGTGCCAAGAGCCGTGATGTTGGATCAAAG acCAGATATGATGCAGAGTAA